One Deinococcus sp. LM3 genomic region harbors:
- the bshB1 gene encoding bacillithiol biosynthesis deacetylase BshB1, with product MVTAGTPEAFETIHGVAGPLDWLCLAPHPDDAEIGAGGTLIRLARAGRAVGILELSRGERGTQGTPDVRVAECARAAAIMGLTWRGQLGLPDGELRDTLDGAHALASVLRAVRPRVLVVPHHHDRHPDHFGTYHLSKRAVHLAQLAKADLPGEPHRVGRVLLYQGNADITPNVLVDVEAVQDTWEAAILAHQSQFSGAAISETVTPEIVERRRARLTYWGTLARVRYAEAFEADSALLVDPLAL from the coding sequence ATGGTGACCGCAGGAACTCCGGAGGCGTTCGAGACGATTCATGGCGTGGCAGGGCCGCTGGACTGGCTGTGCCTCGCGCCGCACCCGGACGACGCGGAGATCGGCGCGGGCGGGACGCTGATCCGGCTGGCCCGCGCGGGGCGCGCCGTAGGCATCCTGGAACTGTCGCGGGGCGAGCGGGGCACGCAGGGCACGCCGGACGTGCGCGTGGCCGAGTGCGCCCGCGCGGCGGCCATCATGGGCCTGACGTGGCGCGGACAACTGGGCCTGCCGGACGGCGAACTGCGCGACACGCTGGACGGCGCGCACGCGCTGGCGTCGGTGTTGCGCGCGGTGCGGCCCCGCGTGCTGGTCGTCCCGCACCACCACGACCGCCACCCGGATCACTTCGGGACGTACCACCTGAGCAAGCGGGCCGTGCATCTGGCGCAACTGGCGAAAGCGGACCTGCCGGGAGAACCGCACCGGGTGGGGCGGGTGCTGCTGTACCAGGGGAACGCGGACATCACCCCGAACGTGCTGGTCGACGTGGAGGCCGTGCAGGACACCTGGGAGGCGGCGATCCTGGCGCACCAGAGTCAGTTCTCGGGGGCCGCCATCTCGGAGACGGTCACGCCGGAGATCGTGGAGCGCCGCCGCGCCCGCCTGACGTACTGGGGCACCCTGGCGCGCGTGCGCTACGCCGAGGCCTTCGAGGCGGACTCGGCGCTGCTGGTGGATCCCCTGGCATTGTGA
- a CDS encoding ParA family protein → MAPVVLSFINLKGGVAKTTATVQLADTLAFMKQKRVLVIDLDPQTNATLALIGEERWARADEAGQTLAHLFLDLLRGDGTFTFDATRAIVRGASNLNRVPPEVMDQLPEGTRYGRVDLLPSSIRLIDVQDRMQDIAGRTYYSTGPMEVVKKFVAPHFAGYDYVLIDCPPNLGFVTQNGLEISDHYLIPTIPDRLSTYGIPQIAGRIAEIRRARNLRLSALGVLITKYQSQSSQHRQGLQRLPDDLQRAFAGTGERTPPILTTVLPQTNASAEAMTFERTPANYREKYGGGVVAGQSAYKYGLDLADEIEELLASRPHPALPYQDWPQQD, encoded by the coding sequence ATGGCCCCGGTCGTCCTGAGTTTCATCAACCTCAAGGGCGGCGTGGCGAAAACCACGGCGACCGTGCAACTGGCCGACACGCTGGCGTTCATGAAGCAGAAGCGCGTGCTGGTCATCGACCTGGACCCCCAGACGAACGCCACCCTCGCCCTGATCGGCGAGGAACGCTGGGCGAGGGCCGACGAGGCGGGCCAGACGCTCGCGCACCTGTTCCTGGACCTGCTGCGCGGCGACGGCACCTTCACGTTCGACGCCACGCGCGCCATCGTGCGCGGCGCCAGTAACCTCAACCGCGTGCCGCCCGAGGTGATGGACCAGCTGCCCGAAGGCACCCGCTACGGCCGCGTGGACCTGCTGCCCTCCTCCATCCGGTTGATCGACGTGCAGGACCGCATGCAGGACATCGCGGGCCGCACGTACTACTCGACCGGCCCGATGGAAGTCGTGAAGAAGTTCGTCGCGCCGCACTTCGCCGGGTACGACTACGTCCTGATCGACTGCCCGCCCAACCTAGGCTTCGTCACGCAGAACGGCCTGGAAATCAGCGACCACTACCTGATCCCCACCATCCCCGACCGCCTGAGCACCTACGGCATCCCGCAGATCGCCGGACGCATCGCCGAGATCCGCCGCGCCCGAAACCTGCGCCTGAGCGCCCTGGGCGTCCTGATCACCAAGTACCAGAGCCAGAGCAGCCAGCACCGCCAGGGCCTGCAACGCCTCCCCGATGACCTGCAACGCGCCTTCGCCGGCACCGGCGAGCGCACCCCCCCGATCCTGACGACCGTGCTCCCCCAGACGAACGCCAGCGCAGAGGCCATGACCTTCGAACGCACCCCCGCCAACTACCGCGAGAAGTACGGCGGCGGCGTGGTCGCCGGGCAGAGCGCCTACAAGTACGGCCTGGACCTCGCCGACGAGATCGAGGAACTGCTGGCCAGCCGCCCGCACCCCGCCCTCCCCTACCAGGACTGGCCGCAGCAGGACTGA
- a CDS encoding peroxiredoxin has translation MSLVGQPAPDFTLPASTGEQITLSSYRGHSAVVLVFYPLDFSPVCSMQLPEYSGRQDDFADAGAVVLGVNRDSVHAHKAWAAEYGIEVPLLADMKLDVARSYGVAIDDRGISGRAVFLIDREGVIRYQHVEEKTGDYTVRPEAVLAKIREL, from the coding sequence ATGAGCCTTGTGGGACAGCCTGCGCCGGACTTCACCCTGCCCGCCTCGACCGGCGAGCAGATCACCCTGAGCAGTTACCGCGGCCACAGCGCCGTGGTGCTGGTGTTCTACCCGCTGGATTTCAGTCCCGTGTGCTCCATGCAGCTTCCGGAGTACTCGGGTCGCCAGGATGATTTCGCGGACGCCGGGGCGGTCGTGCTGGGCGTGAACCGCGACAGCGTGCACGCCCACAAGGCCTGGGCCGCCGAGTACGGCATCGAGGTGCCGCTGCTGGCCGACATGAAACTCGACGTGGCCCGCTCGTACGGGGTGGCCATCGACGACCGGGGCATCAGCGGCCGGGCTGTGTTCCTGATTGACCGGGAGGGCGTGATCCGCTACCAGCACGTCGAGGAGAAGACCGGCGACTACACCGTGCGGCCCGAGGCTGTGCTGGCCAAGATCCGCGAACTCTGA
- a CDS encoding acyl-ACP desaturase — translation MADVMPPNMLNDRPRTPAGLLSNAEKDRLIERGFLGLYRWYTARSQETRNWNPDRSFDWRTMNKDLPPELITVLQGFFAVEQYAPDFTSNLIHLVRRSHGRSHFQMRWGSEEEKHADAWENAVLFSGQRSPQWIAEYKDRLKSQTWELPFPDAIHNLVYTVFQERATQLNYLNMMKIAQGKSDKPHLRGVTDPVLAKVAQTIAVDEAAHYNFFLEGVRMYLYYYPERTLNAIKNVIGQFSMPAATLVPNWEHFYETVYRAGIYGPRDFQRDVMQVAFRNMGIESRKALEEGIRKTREVPDFDGGNFKTTAIWDTFDYGAVEGDVKRLHVKIQEYEKEIGFDLYDPTEFIENPEKPAGTQAADD, via the coding sequence ATGGCTGACGTAATGCCCCCCAACATGCTGAACGACCGCCCGCGCACCCCCGCCGGTCTGCTGAGCAACGCCGAGAAGGACCGCCTGATCGAACGAGGGTTCCTGGGCCTGTACCGCTGGTACACCGCGCGCAGTCAGGAGACCCGCAACTGGAACCCGGACCGCTCCTTCGACTGGCGCACCATGAACAAGGACCTGCCGCCGGAACTGATCACGGTCCTCCAGGGGTTCTTCGCGGTCGAGCAGTACGCGCCGGACTTCACGAGTAACCTCATTCACCTCGTGCGCCGCAGCCACGGCCGCTCGCACTTCCAGATGCGCTGGGGCAGCGAGGAGGAAAAACACGCCGACGCCTGGGAGAACGCCGTGCTGTTCAGCGGCCAGCGCAGCCCGCAGTGGATCGCGGAGTACAAGGACCGCCTGAAATCCCAGACCTGGGAACTGCCGTTCCCGGACGCCATCCATAACCTCGTGTACACCGTGTTCCAGGAGCGCGCCACGCAGCTGAACTACCTGAACATGATGAAGATCGCGCAGGGCAAGAGCGACAAACCGCACCTGCGGGGCGTGACCGACCCGGTCCTCGCGAAGGTCGCGCAGACCATCGCCGTGGACGAGGCCGCGCACTACAACTTCTTCCTGGAAGGCGTGCGCATGTACCTGTACTACTACCCGGAACGTACCCTGAACGCCATCAAGAACGTCATCGGGCAGTTCAGCATGCCCGCCGCGACCCTGGTGCCCAACTGGGAGCACTTCTACGAGACGGTGTACCGCGCTGGCATCTACGGCCCCCGCGACTTCCAGCGGGACGTGATGCAGGTCGCCTTCCGCAACATGGGCATCGAGAGCCGCAAGGCGCTGGAAGAAGGCATCCGCAAGACCCGCGAGGTTCCGGACTTCGACGGCGGGAACTTCAAGACGACCGCCATCTGGGACACCTTCGACTACGGCGCCGTGGAAGGCGACGTGAAACGCCTGCACGTGAAAATCCAGGAGTACGAGAAGGAAATCGGCTTTGACCTGTACGACCCGACCGAATTCATCGAGAACCCGGAGAAACCCGCCGGCACCCAGGCCGCCGACGACTGA
- a CDS encoding polysaccharide deacetylase family protein — MIPPTAQTAARLNPERPNPALAALGYAPDDRVVIFHADDLGMCQATVSACLDLFGTGTLSSASVMTTCAWAPAAAGVAREFPDADLGVHLTLTSEWSEYRWAALSTRDPATGLLDAQGQLHATVEAARLHGVPAAVRAEMDAQIVRALDLGIEVSHVDAHMGAVAHPRFLPDCIELALRHGAVPMFPRLDSAGWRSHGLDARDAAQAAQFTQALEARGLPLVDHLVMLPLHSGGDQVPLIEDLLGSLPPGLTHFILHPARDTPELRAIASDWAGRVANHAAFMDPRLPGVIERSGVKVISYRALRPLLGAVLP, encoded by the coding sequence ATGATCCCACCGACTGCCCAGACTGCCGCCCGGCTGAACCCGGAGCGTCCCAACCCGGCGCTGGCCGCGCTGGGCTACGCGCCGGACGACCGCGTGGTGATCTTTCACGCGGACGACCTGGGCATGTGTCAGGCGACCGTGAGTGCCTGCCTGGACCTGTTCGGGACGGGCACGCTGTCGTCGGCGTCGGTCATGACGACCTGTGCGTGGGCACCGGCGGCGGCCGGGGTGGCGCGTGAATTCCCGGACGCGGACCTGGGCGTGCACCTGACCCTGACGAGCGAGTGGAGCGAGTACCGCTGGGCGGCCCTGAGTACCCGCGACCCGGCCACCGGCCTGCTGGACGCGCAGGGGCAGCTGCACGCGACTGTCGAGGCGGCCCGCCTGCACGGCGTTCCGGCGGCCGTGCGCGCCGAGATGGACGCCCAGATCGTCCGGGCGCTGGACCTGGGCATCGAGGTCTCGCACGTGGACGCGCACATGGGGGCCGTCGCGCACCCGCGCTTCCTGCCGGACTGCATCGAGCTGGCGCTGCGGCACGGCGCGGTCCCGATGTTCCCGCGCCTGGACAGTGCCGGGTGGCGCTCGCACGGGCTGGACGCGCGCGACGCGGCGCAGGCGGCGCAGTTCACGCAGGCGCTGGAGGCGCGCGGGCTGCCGCTGGTGGATCACCTCGTGATGCTGCCGCTGCACTCGGGCGGGGATCAGGTGCCCCTGATCGAGGACCTGCTGGGCAGCCTCCCGCCGGGCCTGACGCACTTCATCCTGCACCCCGCGCGGGACACGCCGGAACTGCGCGCCATTGCCAGCGACTGGGCGGGCCGGGTGGCGAACCACGCGGCGTTCATGGACCCGCGCCTGCCCGGCGTGATCGAACGCAGCGGTGTGAAGGTTATTTCCTACCGCGCGCTGCGGCCGCTGCTGGGCGCGGTCCTGCCATGA
- a CDS encoding MFS transporter, whose protein sequence is MTVPIPATGLTPDATPDMTPDTTSAQRWRYAVMNFGLTIPVQTGSFLLLYYVDDRRMDPAWAATALTCFAVYNAANNPVIGFLSDRTRSRWGRRIPFVRFGFLPGLILFTLLFSAPFDGVSSPAALLVYFVVVWTLWETVSTAVGTGYLSLLPEMFRTFRERTDVAWRMNVVQVAGLLIGLALPPLLAGLLGWGVMAALFAVLAAAAILFGLGSLFERPGTAAPGLGFFRAARVTFRNPAFLTVVAAQTMRFFCTGTLATGMGFYVRYSLGETGGAATTLLLASAFVTAGAALWPWRTFVTPRLGARGTLMLAFALGAAALVPLALVSTLAGALVSTVLFGVALSGMILMGDVILGDVIDEDELRTGERREGLYYGMSGFITTLSAALTAQAFGAVTRASGYDPTLTTQPDAVAGAFRFFMTGPPIAGALLAVALLALYPLHGERLNAVRAALARKRLERATAGGG, encoded by the coding sequence ATGACGGTCCCCATCCCGGCCACCGGCCTGACGCCGGACGCGACGCCCGACATGACGCCCGACACGACCTCCGCGCAGCGCTGGCGGTACGCGGTCATGAACTTCGGGCTGACCATCCCGGTGCAGACCGGCAGTTTCCTGCTGCTGTACTACGTGGACGACCGCCGCATGGACCCCGCCTGGGCCGCGACCGCCCTGACCTGCTTCGCCGTGTACAACGCCGCGAACAACCCGGTCATCGGGTTCCTGAGCGACCGGACCCGCTCGCGCTGGGGCCGCCGCATTCCGTTCGTGCGCTTCGGGTTCCTGCCGGGCCTGATCCTGTTCACGCTGCTGTTCTCGGCGCCATTCGACGGCGTGAGCAGCCCCGCAGCGCTGCTGGTGTACTTCGTGGTCGTCTGGACGCTCTGGGAGACGGTCAGCACGGCCGTCGGCACCGGTTACCTGTCACTGCTGCCCGAGATGTTCCGCACCTTCCGGGAACGCACGGACGTCGCGTGGCGCATGAACGTCGTGCAGGTCGCCGGACTGCTGATCGGGCTGGCGCTGCCGCCCCTGCTGGCAGGACTGCTCGGCTGGGGCGTCATGGCGGCCCTGTTCGCCGTGCTGGCCGCCGCCGCGATCCTGTTCGGGCTGGGCAGCCTGTTCGAGCGTCCGGGCACCGCCGCGCCGGGCCTGGGGTTCTTCCGGGCGGCGCGCGTCACGTTCCGCAACCCGGCGTTCCTGACCGTCGTAGCCGCGCAGACCATGCGCTTCTTCTGCACGGGCACCCTGGCGACCGGCATGGGCTTCTACGTGCGCTACAGCCTGGGCGAGACGGGCGGCGCCGCCACCACCCTGCTGCTGGCCTCCGCGTTCGTCACGGCGGGCGCGGCCCTGTGGCCCTGGCGGACCTTCGTGACCCCCCGCCTGGGCGCCCGCGGCACGCTGATGCTGGCCTTCGCGCTGGGGGCCGCCGCGCTGGTCCCGCTGGCGCTGGTCAGCACGCTGGCCGGCGCGCTCGTCTCGACCGTATTGTTCGGAGTGGCGCTGTCGGGCATGATCCTGATGGGCGACGTGATCCTGGGCGACGTGATCGATGAGGACGAACTCCGCACCGGCGAGCGCCGTGAGGGCCTGTACTACGGCATGTCCGGCTTCATCACCACCCTGAGCGCCGCACTGACCGCGCAGGCCTTCGGGGCGGTCACGCGCGCCAGCGGCTACGACCCTACCCTGACCACGCAACCCGACGCGGTCGCCGGGGCCTTCCGCTTCTTCATGACCGGCCCGCCCATCGCGGGCGCGCTGCTGGCCGTGGCGCTGCTGGCCCTGTACCCGCTGCACGGCGAACGACTGAACGCCGTGCGCGCCGCCCTGGCACGGAAACGACTGGAACGGGCCACGGCGGGCGGAGGTTAA
- the prmC gene encoding peptide chain release factor N(5)-glutamine methyltransferase has translation MQLRDLLRQGAARLGSAGVPSPEVDARELLLSALHLTPTALLTRAHEPVGADGQARYATLLDRRAAREPLQHILGEVEWGGVRLRCDPRALVPRPETEWLLHLLLPGLQSRAQPRVLDVGTGTGALALGVKAACPGAAVTATDLSPGALALARENAALNGLEVTWLQADLLAGVPGPFDLIVSNPPYLPEGDRAHADPEVQRDPDLALYSGPDGLTLARRLAAQASPALAAGGALWLELDPRNAATLAAELRAGGWDAQLHADLTGRERFVQARRAGQSG, from the coding sequence GTGCAGCTGCGTGACCTGTTGAGGCAGGGCGCGGCGCGGCTGGGCAGCGCGGGCGTTCCCTCCCCGGAGGTGGACGCCCGCGAGCTGCTGCTGAGCGCCCTGCACCTGACGCCCACGGCGCTACTGACCCGCGCGCACGAACCGGTCGGCGCGGACGGTCAGGCGCGTTACGCGACGCTGCTGGACCGCCGGGCGGCGCGCGAGCCGCTGCAACACATTCTGGGCGAGGTCGAGTGGGGCGGCGTGCGGCTGCGCTGCGACCCGCGCGCCCTGGTGCCCCGCCCGGAAACCGAGTGGCTGCTGCACCTGCTGCTGCCGGGCCTGCAGTCCAGGGCTCAGCCGCGCGTGCTGGACGTGGGCACCGGCACGGGCGCGCTGGCGCTGGGCGTGAAGGCTGCCTGCCCCGGCGCGGCCGTGACCGCCACGGACCTCAGCCCAGGCGCGCTGGCCCTGGCGCGCGAGAACGCCGCCCTGAACGGCCTGGAAGTCACGTGGCTGCAGGCGGACCTGCTGGCGGGCGTGCCCGGCCCGTTCGACCTGATCGTCAGCAACCCCCCGTACCTGCCGGAAGGGGACCGCGCGCACGCCGACCCGGAAGTGCAGCGCGACCCGGATCTGGCGCTGTACTCCGGCCCGGACGGCCTGACCCTGGCCCGGAGGCTGGCCGCACAGGCCTCGCCCGCACTGGCAGCGGGCGGGGCGCTGTGGCTGGAACTCGACCCGCGCAACGCTGCCACACTGGCCGCCGAGCTGCGCGCAGGCGGCTGGGACGCGCAGCTGCACGCCGACCTGACCGGCCGGGAACGCTTCGTGCAGGCGCGGCGGGCCGGGCAGTCGGGTTAA
- a CDS encoding protein jag has protein sequence MDNRTNLDDYLAGLGISDADESELPPPAPDALTGTPTLEAAAEDPRSTLEAFLRGLLGRIDPELQVNVTQADDALEAEITGENAARFAGRDGRTLGAIEVLAYTVLAKQEGRGNLRVRVDIGGYRKRQAEALSKLAERLAVQVAKSGEPHELQPMPASERRVIHIALKEHPDVMSESIGEGNARRLIIKPRHG, from the coding sequence ATGGATAACCGCACGAACCTCGACGACTACCTCGCGGGGCTGGGTATCAGCGACGCCGACGAGAGCGAGCTGCCACCGCCCGCTCCGGACGCCCTGACCGGCACCCCCACGCTGGAAGCCGCAGCCGAGGACCCGCGGTCCACCCTCGAAGCGTTCCTGCGGGGCCTGCTGGGCCGCATCGACCCGGAGCTCCAGGTGAATGTCACGCAGGCGGACGACGCGCTGGAAGCCGAGATCACCGGCGAGAACGCCGCCCGTTTCGCCGGGCGGGACGGCCGCACCCTGGGCGCCATCGAGGTGCTGGCCTACACGGTCCTCGCCAAGCAGGAAGGACGCGGGAACCTGCGCGTGCGGGTGGATATCGGCGGGTACCGCAAGCGGCAGGCCGAGGCACTCAGCAAACTGGCCGAGCGGCTGGCCGTGCAGGTCGCCAAGAGCGGCGAGCCGCACGAGTTACAGCCCATGCCCGCCTCCGAACGGCGCGTGATTCACATCGCCCTGAAAGAGCACCCGGACGTGATGAGCGAGTCCATCGGGGAGGGCAACGCCCGGCGACTGATTATCAAACCCCGGCACGGGTAA
- a CDS encoding low molecular weight protein-tyrosine-phosphatase yields MTDTGKPLRVLALCLGNICRSPVAEALLRRELEAAGVAAVVSSAGTGDWHVGRPADPRSLEVAARHGLRLEGRARQLSAADFYEQDVILAMDASNLTDARRLSPPNAEARVQLMRDFDPLAPGADVPDPYYGGQDGFEEMYRLLERSARHFAASVAGQSVGNS; encoded by the coding sequence ATGACTGATACCGGAAAGCCGCTGCGGGTGCTGGCGCTGTGCCTGGGGAACATCTGCCGCAGTCCGGTGGCCGAGGCGCTGCTGCGCCGCGAACTGGAGGCGGCGGGCGTGGCGGCCGTGGTGAGCAGCGCCGGAACCGGTGACTGGCACGTGGGCCGGCCGGCCGACCCGCGCAGCCTGGAGGTGGCGGCCCGGCACGGCCTGCGCCTGGAGGGCCGGGCGCGGCAGCTGTCGGCGGCAGATTTCTACGAGCAGGATGTGATCCTGGCGATGGACGCCTCGAATCTCACGGACGCGCGCCGCCTGAGCCCGCCGAACGCGGAGGCGCGTGTGCAGCTGATGCGGGACTTCGATCCGCTCGCGCCGGGCGCGGACGTGCCGGACCCCTACTACGGCGGTCAGGACGGCTTCGAGGAGATGTACCGCCTGCTGGAACGCAGCGCCCGCCATTTCGCGGCCAGCGTGGCCGGGCAGTCCGTGGGAAATTCGTGA
- a CDS encoding DUF418 domain-containing protein codes for MPLSAWWLARFGQGPVEGLVRRVVYGPRVRQNRAHD; via the coding sequence GTGCCGCTGAGCGCATGGTGGCTGGCCCGTTTCGGGCAGGGGCCGGTGGAGGGACTGGTCCGGCGGGTGGTGTACGGCCCGCGCGTCCGGCAGAATCGGGCGCATGACTGA
- a CDS encoding DUF418 domain-containing protein has product MGLPLGLGLAYLNTRTDVAAGMLALPVRMAGGLAGALGYVGVLGLLAASGRLGAWRLFAASGRMALTNYLTQSVVMTLIFYPYALHQGFGWVSGTPAAGGARRSRTAASSRSGARRRRWRWRCCSGWRRCR; this is encoded by the coding sequence ATGGGCCTGCCGCTGGGGTTGGGGCTGGCGTACCTGAACACCCGCACGGACGTGGCGGCGGGCATGCTGGCCCTGCCGGTCCGCATGGCGGGCGGGCTGGCGGGCGCGCTGGGGTACGTGGGCGTGCTGGGCCTGCTGGCCGCGTCCGGGCGGCTGGGCGCGTGGCGGCTGTTCGCGGCGAGCGGGCGGATGGCCCTGACGAACTACCTGACGCAGAGCGTGGTCATGACGCTGATCTTCTACCCGTACGCGCTGCACCAGGGGTTCGGGTGGGTGTCGGGCACCCCGGCGGCCGGGGGGGCGAGGCGTTCCCGTACAGCGGCGAGTTCGCGGTCTGGGGCGCGGCGCAGACGCTGGCGCTGGCGCTGCTGTTCGGGCTGGCGCAGGTGCCGCTGA
- a CDS encoding cytochrome P450, whose translation MRDFRFLPEPPTRPGNGHLQDWALSPLPLIGEGAARARSAGVDVFRLRLGLPAVVGVGAAWNRAVLTDLGTFRSAGSLSRIVPYLSGGVILSDAPGHGGRRSLMNPGFGRAHLLALQARTRAALPGVPDGEFDALAWADGAVLRLLNAAYFGGEFDAGLLHAFLAPLRRPFPVPAIPRPLLFARVDAELRRLAHARLTGRGHDDLLAVLAPLPGGLEEARVSLAAAHDTTTHALAYAIWFLAQHPQWHAPEHHATVLKEVLRLFPPGWMGSRRLSRDLDWNGVRLPRGALALYSPYLSGRDPAVWDRPAGFDPGRWAARPPAWAYLPFGGGERLCLGMHLAQMLIHDTLGALPPLRAVRGDPTPLPGLTLGPRGPLVVQAGPA comes from the coding sequence ATGCGAGACTTCCGTTTTCTGCCCGAACCGCCGACCCGTCCGGGGAACGGGCACCTTCAGGACTGGGCGCTGTCGCCTCTGCCGCTGATCGGGGAGGGTGCGGCGCGGGCGCGCTCGGCGGGCGTGGATGTGTTCCGGTTGCGGCTGGGGCTTCCGGCGGTGGTGGGTGTGGGGGCGGCGTGGAACCGGGCGGTGCTGACGGACCTGGGGACGTTCCGCAGTGCGGGGAGCCTGTCGCGGATCGTGCCGTACCTGTCGGGCGGGGTGATCCTGTCGGATGCGCCGGGGCACGGGGGGCGGCGCTCGCTGATGAATCCGGGGTTCGGGCGGGCGCACCTGCTGGCGTTGCAGGCGCGGACGCGGGCGGCGCTGCCGGGCGTGCCGGACGGGGAGTTCGATGCGCTGGCCTGGGCGGACGGCGCGGTGCTGCGGCTGCTGAACGCGGCGTACTTCGGTGGGGAGTTCGATGCCGGGCTGCTGCACGCGTTCCTGGCGCCGCTGCGCCGCCCGTTCCCGGTGCCGGCGATTCCGCGTCCGCTGCTGTTCGCGCGGGTGGACGCCGAGCTGCGCCGCCTCGCGCACGCGCGCCTGACCGGGCGGGGGCATGACGACCTGCTGGCGGTGCTGGCCCCGCTGCCGGGCGGGCTGGAGGAGGCGCGGGTGTCGCTGGCGGCGGCGCACGACACGACCACGCACGCGCTGGCGTATGCGATCTGGTTCCTGGCGCAGCATCCGCAGTGGCACGCGCCCGAGCATCACGCGACGGTGCTGAAGGAGGTGCTGCGTCTGTTCCCGCCGGGCTGGATGGGTAGCCGCCGCCTGAGCCGCGACCTGGACTGGAACGGGGTGAGGTTGCCGCGTGGGGCGCTGGCGCTGTACTCGCCGTACCTGTCGGGCCGTGACCCGGCCGTGTGGGACCGCCCCGCCGGGTTTGATCCGGGCCGATGGGCCGCCCGGCCCCCGGCGTGGGCGTACCTGCCGTTCGGCGGCGGCGAGCGGCTGTGCCTGGGGATGCATCTGGCGCAGATGCTCATTCACGACACGCTGGGGGCGCTGCCGCCCCTGCGGGCGGTGCGGGGCGACCCCACGCCGCTGCCGGGCCTGACCCTCGGGCCGCGCGGGCCGCTGGTCGTGCAGGCGGGGCCTGCATAG